In Pleurocapsa sp. PCC 7319, the following are encoded in one genomic region:
- the murF gene encoding UDP-N-acetylmuramoyl-tripeptide--D-alanyl-D-alanine ligase produces the protein MTIHFCLSELRKILSSNLLTTSSPELTSLANGVTTDTRSLKPGEIFIALSGENFDGHNFLTQAIEQGAIALIVSRQLELASDVPQFVVQDTLKAYQQIAQWWRDRLEIPIIGITGSVGKTSTKELVAAVLKTQGKVLKTEANFNNEIGVPKTLLQITPEHSYGVIEMAMRAEGEIALLTKIARPTIGIITNVGTAHIGRLGSREAIARAKCELLANMPPSSVAILNHDDSLLMTTAAQVWQGETITYGLTGGDIHGEIINGDHLKVCGQNLPLPLPGMHNASNYLAAIAVAQVLKLDLAPVTMGLEVELPKGRSRRYDLPNDIVVLDETYNAGLESMLAAVQMLKETPGQRHIAVLGTMKELGEYSAQLHRQVGEKAQELDLDLLLVLADEAATKEIAHGAENITTECFSDRASLSSKLKAVMRSGDRILCKASNSVGLNKVVEELVVSDYLPKV, from the coding sequence ATGACTATCCACTTCTGTCTGTCTGAACTCCGTAAAATTCTCAGCAGTAATTTACTAACAACTTCCTCCCCTGAGCTAACAAGTTTAGCCAATGGCGTGACCACAGACACCCGCTCACTCAAGCCAGGGGAAATATTTATTGCTTTGAGTGGGGAAAATTTTGATGGACATAACTTTCTAACTCAGGCAATTGAGCAAGGGGCGATCGCTTTAATTGTTTCTCGTCAGTTAGAACTAGCTTCAGATGTACCCCAATTTGTCGTGCAGGATACCCTGAAAGCCTATCAACAAATAGCTCAGTGGTGGCGCGATCGCTTGGAGATACCAATTATCGGGATTACTGGTTCAGTAGGTAAAACCAGTACCAAAGAATTGGTAGCAGCAGTATTAAAAACTCAGGGGAAAGTACTTAAAACCGAAGCTAACTTCAATAACGAAATCGGTGTGCCCAAAACCCTATTACAAATCACCCCAGAACATAGCTATGGTGTAATTGAGATGGCAATGAGAGCGGAAGGGGAAATTGCTTTACTAACGAAAATTGCTCGTCCCACAATCGGGATTATCACCAATGTAGGAACAGCTCATATTGGACGGTTGGGATCGAGAGAAGCGATCGCCAGAGCCAAGTGCGAACTATTGGCAAATATGCCTCCATCTAGCGTGGCGATTCTCAATCACGACGATTCTCTTTTAATGACTACTGCTGCCCAAGTTTGGCAGGGCGAAACTATTACTTACGGTTTAACCGGGGGGGATATTCATGGAGAAATTATTAACGGCGATCACCTAAAAGTCTGTGGACAAAATTTACCTTTACCTCTGCCAGGAATGCATAATGCTAGTAATTACCTGGCGGCGATCGCAGTTGCTCAAGTATTAAAGCTCGATCTTGCTCCTGTGACAATGGGGTTAGAAGTAGAGTTACCTAAAGGGCGATCGCGTCGTTATGATTTACCCAATGACATAGTTGTTCTCGACGAAACCTATAATGCGGGTTTAGAGTCGATGTTGGCAGCAGTACAGATGCTCAAAGAAACGCCCGGTCAAAGGCACATAGCTGTCTTAGGCACGATGAAAGAATTAGGGGAATATTCGGCTCAACTCCATCGTCAGGTAGGAGAAAAAGCCCAGGAATTAGACTTAGATTTATTGCTGGTATTAGCAGATGAAGCTGCCACTAAGGAAATTGCTCATGGTGCAGAAAATATTACCACTGAATGCTTTAGCGATCGCGCCAGTTTAAGCAGTAAGCTCAAAGCAGTTATGCGTTCAGGCGATCGAATTTTATGCAAAGCCTCTAATTCCGTGGGTTTGAATAAAGTTGTAGAAGAGTTAGTGGTTAGTGATTATCTACCAAAGGTTTAA
- a CDS encoding ABC transporter ATP-binding protein: MTEPVLDVRQLQVQFATESKPVVAVDGLSFQLKKGEKLGIVGESGSGKSVTSLAIMGLVPTPGRITQGEILFTPEGKSAVDLLQINEAERRSYRGGEIAMIFQEPMSALNPVYDIGFQLTEAILLHQKVTATEARRKAISLLQEVQLIPSDSALEQQYITENSTPSYTNRDISNYINQRKQAMLKRYPHELSGGQLQRVTIAMAISCNPSVLIADEPTTALDVTVQATILDLLRNLCQKRGMTLIFITHDLGVIAELVDSVVVMYQGKVVESGEVQTVFTNPQHPYTKGLLACRPRLDRKLQTLPTVVDFMDVSTTDDGEIQITEKQTDIEHKLNQIITETEQQERLTKLLEKQPIMSVQQLRVGFPLKGIFGRTKKYLMAVNNVSFEVYPGETLGLVGESGCGKSTLARTLLRLIQPMEGEIIFDRDNITNLSLKSQKLRSLRRQMQIVFQNPYNSLNPRINIGKAIAEPLVVHKIKCDRQKKVAELLERVGLNPDMRNRYPHEFSGGQRQRVCIARALALEPQFIICDESVSALDVSVQAQVLNLLKELQADFGLTYIFISHDLSVVKFMSDRIIVMNKGKIEEIDTAEEIYRNPKTEYTRNLIDSIPTGELN; the protein is encoded by the coding sequence ATGACTGAACCTGTTCTTGATGTTCGCCAGCTACAAGTCCAATTTGCTACTGAATCTAAACCTGTTGTCGCTGTTGATGGGCTAAGTTTTCAATTAAAAAAAGGAGAAAAATTAGGCATTGTTGGGGAGTCTGGTTCAGGTAAATCGGTTACTTCTTTAGCAATTATGGGTTTAGTACCTACTCCTGGACGCATTACACAAGGAGAGATTTTATTTACCCCAGAAGGCAAATCCGCTGTTGATTTATTACAGATCAATGAGGCAGAGCGCAGAAGCTATCGTGGTGGTGAGATTGCGATGATCTTTCAGGAACCTATGAGTGCGCTTAATCCCGTTTACGACATTGGGTTTCAGCTGACTGAAGCTATTTTATTACATCAAAAGGTAACAGCTACCGAAGCCAGACGCAAAGCTATTTCGCTACTCCAGGAAGTTCAACTTATACCCAGTGATTCCGCTCTAGAGCAGCAATACATTACAGAAAATTCCACACCATCTTATACTAATCGAGACATATCGAATTATATTAATCAGCGTAAGCAGGCTATGCTCAAGCGTTATCCTCATGAACTCTCAGGGGGACAATTGCAACGAGTGACGATCGCGATGGCAATTTCCTGTAATCCTAGTGTTTTAATAGCTGATGAGCCGACAACTGCTTTAGATGTAACTGTACAAGCTACTATTCTCGATTTATTACGTAATCTTTGTCAAAAACGCGGCATGACTTTGATCTTTATTACCCACGATTTAGGTGTGATTGCTGAGTTGGTTGATTCGGTAGTGGTAATGTATCAAGGAAAAGTCGTAGAGTCAGGGGAAGTACAAACTGTTTTTACTAATCCTCAACATCCTTACACCAAAGGGTTATTGGCTTGTCGTCCTCGTTTAGATCGCAAGTTACAGACTTTACCCACCGTGGTTGATTTTATGGATGTATCCACTACTGATGATGGCGAAATCCAGATTACCGAGAAACAGACAGATATTGAACACAAACTAAATCAAATCATTACGGAAACTGAGCAACAAGAGAGATTAACTAAACTACTTGAAAAACAGCCTATCATGTCTGTCCAGCAACTTCGAGTAGGCTTTCCTCTGAAGGGAATATTTGGCAGAACCAAAAAATATCTGATGGCGGTTAATAATGTGTCTTTTGAAGTCTATCCTGGTGAAACTTTGGGTTTAGTAGGGGAATCTGGCTGTGGAAAGTCTACTTTAGCTAGAACTTTGTTGCGTCTAATTCAACCGATGGAAGGAGAGATTATTTTTGATCGTGACAATATTACTAATCTATCCTTGAAAAGTCAGAAACTACGTTCTCTGCGCCGTCAAATGCAGATCGTCTTTCAAAATCCTTATAATTCTCTGAATCCTCGCATCAATATTGGCAAAGCGATCGCCGAACCTTTAGTTGTTCATAAGATAAAATGCGATCGCCAGAAGAAAGTAGCAGAACTTTTAGAACGGGTTGGTTTAAACCCCGATATGAGAAATCGCTATCCCCACGAGTTTTCTGGCGGACAAAGACAACGGGTCTGTATTGCTAGAGCATTAGCTTTAGAACCTCAGTTTATTATCTGTGATGAGTCAGTTTCTGCATTGGATGTCTCGGTACAGGCTCAAGTATTAAATTTGCTCAAAGAATTACAGGCAGACTTCGGGTTAACTTACATCTTTATTTCCCACGATTTAAGTGTCGTGAAATTTATGAGTGATCGCATTATTGTGATGAATAAAGGCAAAATTGAAGAGATTGACACTGCCGAAGAAATCTATCGCAACCCAAAAACAGAATACACTCGCAATTTAATTGATTCTATTCCTACAGGAGAATTGAATTAG
- a CDS encoding cation-translocating P-type ATPase gives MNSSPSSPLPDVQRPWHTLSPDNTLKQLNSNSDHGLTDTEVEQRLNYYGKNEIVEAKGRNSWEILLDQFKDIMLLMLITVAVISGILDLVSLRESGVTQGEIPFKDTIAIMTIVILNGALGYLQESRAEKALTALKNMTSPQVHVLRNGQKVSIDSPQLVPGDIIFLKAGDQLCADGQIIEAVNLQVRESALTGEAHAVQKSLQSGLTEDTPLGDRLNMVFTGTEVLQGRAKVVVTTTGMETELGKIAQMLQSVQSETTPLQQRMNQLGHVLVKGSMTLVGLVIAIGVIRSGWTHLRDLVEVSLSMAVAVVPEGLPAVITVTLALGTQRMVKRKALIRKLPAVETLGSVNTICSDKTGTLTQNKMVVQKVATVKNLWTVTGEGYQPTGEFSNDGKIARENLLPEHPELEILLTACVLCNDATLSHEKEQGWHIVGDPTEGALLSLAGKVGLEQPTLNSKIRRVIDFPFDSDRKRMSVICNVGGNCDLPFQNDLILFIKGSPEIVLERCTAYHSSGDKLPLNQDSRDAILETNNHLANDALRVLGLAYKPLTEVPTEDSASTTEQELIWLGLVGMMDAPRTEAQSAVTECLEAGIRPIMITGDHQLTAKAIAQKLGITQENDSILTGQEIQKLSQVDLEQEVQNVNIYARVSPEHKLRIVQALQRQGRFVAMTGDGVNDAPALKQSDIGISMGITGTDVSKEASDMVLLDDNFATIVAATEEGRVVYSNIRRFIKYILGSNVGEVIVIAAAPLIGLPDVPLTPLQILWMNLVTDGLPALALAVESAEPDIMKRPPIDTKASIFSGGLGLYIIRIGIIFAIITIALMSWAYGSTQTSSNPNSWKTMVFTTLCIAQMGHALAVRSHERMTWELNPFSNPYLLGSIVVTTLLQLLLIYVPPLRSFFGTEVLTGQQLLICLGFSLLVFVWVELEKFLIRLVKK, from the coding sequence GTGAACTCATCTCCATCTTCTCCATTGCCTGATGTTCAGCGACCCTGGCATACATTATCTCCAGATAATACCTTAAAACAATTAAATAGTAATAGCGATCACGGATTGACTGATACCGAAGTAGAGCAACGACTAAACTACTACGGTAAAAATGAAATTGTTGAAGCTAAGGGACGTAATTCCTGGGAAATTCTGTTAGATCAGTTCAAAGACATCATGTTGTTGATGTTGATAACTGTAGCAGTTATTTCCGGAATATTAGATTTAGTTAGTTTACGAGAATCTGGGGTAACACAAGGAGAAATACCGTTTAAAGATACTATCGCCATCATGACTATTGTAATTCTCAATGGAGCGTTGGGATACCTACAAGAAAGTCGCGCAGAAAAAGCCCTCACTGCACTAAAAAACATGACTTCGCCACAGGTACATGTACTGCGAAATGGTCAAAAAGTATCAATAGACTCACCGCAGCTAGTGCCAGGAGATATTATTTTCCTCAAAGCAGGAGACCAACTATGTGCTGATGGACAAATTATTGAGGCTGTCAACTTACAGGTAAGAGAGTCTGCTCTTACAGGAGAAGCGCACGCTGTCCAAAAATCCCTACAGTCAGGATTGACAGAAGACACTCCCTTAGGCGATCGCCTTAATATGGTTTTTACAGGTACTGAGGTACTACAAGGACGGGCTAAAGTCGTGGTGACGACAACGGGAATGGAAACAGAACTAGGCAAAATAGCCCAAATGTTGCAGTCAGTCCAGTCCGAAACTACCCCTCTGCAACAGCGGATGAATCAATTAGGTCATGTATTAGTTAAGGGTTCCATGACGCTGGTGGGATTAGTAATTGCCATCGGTGTAATCCGTAGTGGTTGGACTCATTTACGGGATTTAGTGGAAGTTTCTCTTTCGATGGCAGTGGCGGTAGTTCCTGAAGGTTTACCGGCGGTAATTACCGTTACTCTGGCTTTGGGAACCCAGAGGATGGTCAAACGGAAAGCTTTAATTCGTAAACTACCAGCAGTAGAAACCTTAGGTTCAGTCAATACGATCTGCTCCGACAAGACTGGTACACTAACGCAAAACAAGATGGTGGTGCAAAAGGTAGCAACAGTTAAGAATTTATGGACCGTTACCGGAGAAGGCTATCAACCCACAGGAGAGTTTTCTAACGATGGCAAAATTGCTCGAGAAAATTTACTACCTGAGCATCCTGAACTAGAAATATTGCTTACGGCTTGTGTATTATGCAATGATGCCACGCTGTCTCACGAAAAAGAACAAGGCTGGCACATTGTAGGCGATCCAACTGAAGGGGCATTATTATCTTTGGCAGGAAAAGTAGGTCTAGAACAGCCTACCCTCAATAGTAAAATCCGTCGTGTAATCGATTTTCCTTTTGATAGCGATCGCAAGCGGATGAGCGTTATCTGTAATGTAGGTGGCAACTGTGATTTGCCGTTCCAAAATGATTTAATTCTGTTTATCAAAGGTTCGCCAGAAATTGTTCTAGAAAGATGCACCGCTTATCATAGTAGCGGAGATAAGTTGCCTTTAAATCAAGATAGTCGTGATGCCATCTTAGAAACTAATAATCACCTGGCAAATGATGCTTTGAGAGTCTTGGGCTTAGCATATAAACCCCTGACAGAAGTGCCAACGGAAGATAGCGCGTCAACCACCGAACAAGAATTAATTTGGCTAGGCTTAGTGGGGATGATGGATGCACCCCGTACTGAAGCTCAATCCGCGGTTACTGAATGTTTAGAGGCAGGAATTCGCCCAATTATGATTACGGGAGATCATCAACTAACCGCCAAAGCGATCGCCCAAAAACTAGGAATTACTCAAGAAAATGACTCGATTCTGACAGGACAGGAAATACAGAAACTATCCCAGGTCGACTTAGAACAAGAAGTCCAAAACGTAAATATTTATGCCCGTGTTTCTCCAGAACATAAATTACGAATTGTACAGGCATTACAACGCCAAGGTCGATTTGTCGCTATGACCGGAGATGGAGTTAATGATGCTCCGGCACTAAAACAGTCAGATATTGGTATTTCGATGGGCATTACAGGGACAGACGTAAGCAAAGAAGCCAGCGACATGGTGTTGCTGGATGATAACTTTGCCACCATTGTTGCTGCTACCGAAGAAGGGCGAGTAGTCTACAGTAATATCCGCCGTTTTATTAAATATATCTTGGGTAGTAATGTCGGAGAAGTAATAGTGATTGCCGCGGCACCTTTAATTGGTTTACCAGATGTTCCTCTCACCCCGTTACAGATTCTGTGGATGAACCTCGTTACCGACGGCTTACCTGCTCTTGCCCTAGCAGTCGAATCGGCAGAACCCGATATCATGAAGCGACCCCCCATTGATACTAAAGCCAGCATCTTCTCGGGAGGTTTAGGACTCTACATTATTCGTATTGGTATCATCTTCGCCATTATTACCATTGCTCTGATGAGTTGGGCATATGGTTCAACCCAAACTTCTAGCAATCCTAATAGTTGGAAAACTATGGTCTTTACTACCCTCTGTATCGCTCAGATGGGACACGCCTTAGCAGTGCGATCACATGAACGGATGACTTGGGAACTAAATCCTTTTTCGAATCCCTATCTTCTAGGTTCAATTGTCGTTACTACCTTACTACAGTTATTGCTGATCTACGTTCCCCCACTACGCAGCTTTTTTGGCACAGAGGTTTTAACAGGACAACAATTGTTAATTTGTCTCGGTTTTAGTCTCTTGGTCTTTGTTTGGGTAGAGTTGGAAAAGTTCTTGATTCGTTTGGTTAAAAAATGA
- a CDS encoding dual specificity protein phosphatase family protein, whose protein sequence is MYKFAAASEGEPIVFGSARPGYSNEQVAQWIEFMQYQNIKYVCCLLASSQLTRYSNLLNTYRHNFGFDYVCWTPIEDFYFATSEILIHQILPFLATARQDDEKVVVHCSGGVGRTGHVLAAWLVAGRGLSRQAAIAAVKQIGKNPYEAVIAAPFKGRNPWKVAAELNLLLDECSRSKDKLARCPPL, encoded by the coding sequence ATGTATAAATTTGCTGCTGCTTCAGAAGGTGAACCTATTGTGTTTGGCTCTGCTCGCCCTGGATATAGTAACGAGCAAGTAGCTCAGTGGATTGAATTTATGCAGTATCAGAACATTAAGTACGTCTGCTGTTTGCTTGCCTCATCTCAACTAACTCGCTATTCCAATCTACTTAATACTTATCGACATAACTTTGGATTTGATTACGTATGTTGGACACCGATTGAGGATTTTTACTTTGCTACTTCCGAAATTCTCATCCACCAAATTTTACCGTTCTTAGCAACTGCCAGACAGGATGATGAAAAGGTTGTTGTTCATTGCTCTGGCGGAGTTGGGCGGACAGGACACGTTTTAGCAGCCTGGCTTGTGGCTGGACGAGGACTCTCTAGGCAAGCTGCGATTGCAGCCGTCAAACAAATCGGAAAAAATCCCTATGAAGCTGTTATCGCTGCCCCTTTCAAAGGTCGCAATCCCTGGAAAGTAGCTGCTGAACTCAATCTATTACTTGATGAATGTAGTCGCTCGAAAGACAAGTTAGCTCGATGTCCACCCCTATAG
- a CDS encoding PIN domain-containing protein, with the protein MFVLDTTTISDYLRGNKGIIARLRTTSRQNIYVTSITKFELEYGLLKKPHLRTAYEKQLDLLYRQINHLYFDDDCALVASAVKHQLLSAGTSIGIEDILLGAIALHHGFTVVTSNIKHFEKIEGLEIENWKR; encoded by the coding sequence ATGTTTGTCTTAGATACCACAACTATTTCAGATTATCTCAGAGGGAACAAAGGTATTATCGCTCGCTTGAGAACAACTTCCCGTCAAAATATCTACGTTACTTCGATAACCAAGTTTGAACTAGAATACGGACTACTAAAAAAGCCTCATTTACGAACAGCTTACGAAAAACAATTAGATTTACTTTACCGCCAAATTAACCATCTATATTTCGATGACGACTGTGCCTTAGTTGCTTCGGCTGTAAAACATCAATTGTTGAGTGCTGGAACATCCATTGGAATTGAAGATATTTTGCTCGGCGCGATCGCTTTACATCATGGTTTTACTGTAGTAACTAGTAATATTAAGCATTTTGAGAAGATTGAGGGCTTAGAAATAGAAAATTGGAAACGATAA
- a CDS encoding GuaB3 family IMP dehydrogenase-related protein: MEISIGRGKQARRAYGFDEIALSPGVRTLDPSLANTTWELGGIAREIPILASAMDGVVDVKMAVLLSELGSIGVLNLEGVQTRYENPEPILERIASVGKEEFVGLMQELYAEPIKPELITKRITEIKSQGAIAAVSLTPAGASKYGKTVAEAGADLVFVQATVVSTDHLAPEAISPLDLATFCQEMPMPVVLGNCVTYEVALKLMKAGAAAVLVGIGPGAACTSRGVLGVGVPQATATADCAAARDDYHAETGKYIPVISDGGIITGGDICKCLACGADAVMIGSPIARAAEAPGGDFHWGMATPSPVLPRGTRIKVGTTGTIKEILVGPAKLDDGTHNLLGAIKTSMGTLGAKDLKEMQQVDVVIAPSLLTEGKVYQKAQQLGMGK; the protein is encoded by the coding sequence GTGGAAATATCAATAGGTCGCGGAAAACAGGCTCGTAGAGCCTACGGATTTGATGAAATAGCACTTTCACCTGGAGTGCGTACTTTAGACCCCAGTTTGGCAAATACAACCTGGGAACTTGGCGGTATTGCCCGCGAAATACCTATATTGGCAAGTGCCATGGATGGTGTTGTAGATGTCAAAATGGCAGTATTATTGTCGGAACTGGGGTCAATTGGGGTTTTAAATTTAGAAGGGGTACAAACCCGTTATGAAAACCCCGAACCAATCTTGGAGCGAATTGCTTCCGTAGGAAAAGAAGAGTTTGTAGGTTTAATGCAGGAACTCTATGCAGAACCCATCAAACCAGAGCTAATCACTAAAAGAATTACAGAGATCAAAAGTCAAGGAGCGATCGCGGCAGTTAGTTTAACTCCCGCAGGAGCGAGCAAGTACGGCAAAACCGTTGCTGAAGCAGGGGCAGATCTGGTCTTTGTTCAAGCTACGGTGGTGTCTACCGATCATCTAGCTCCAGAAGCAATCTCGCCCCTCGATTTAGCTACCTTCTGTCAAGAGATGCCGATGCCTGTGGTGTTGGGCAACTGCGTAACTTATGAAGTAGCGCTGAAACTAATGAAGGCAGGGGCGGCTGCGGTGCTGGTTGGAATTGGACCTGGTGCTGCCTGTACTTCCCGAGGTGTTTTAGGTGTAGGTGTTCCTCAAGCTACTGCTACTGCAGATTGTGCTGCTGCCAGGGATGATTATCATGCTGAAACTGGCAAATATATCCCGGTAATTTCTGATGGTGGCATAATCACTGGAGGAGATATCTGTAAATGTCTTGCTTGCGGTGCTGATGCTGTGATGATTGGATCGCCCATTGCCCGAGCGGCTGAGGCACCTGGAGGAGATTTTCATTGGGGCATGGCAACGCCTAGTCCTGTATTGCCTCGTGGAACTCGTATTAAGGTGGGAACAACAGGAACAATCAAAGAAATCTTGGTCGGACCTGCCAAGTTAGACGATGGTACACATAATCTCTTGGGTGCAATTAAAACCAGTATGGGAACTTTGGGTGCGAAAGATCTTAAAGAAATGCAGCAAGTTGATGTAGTAATTGCTCCATCGCTCCTAACCGAAGGAAAAGTTTACCAAAAAGCTCAGCAATTGGGTATGGGTAAGTAA
- a CDS encoding transglutaminase family protein — protein sequence MTPKQSSAVQASKTIRPIAASSIYGIVFHEGFVWALDSHNGYLLKIDPKTENTTILNTYYWSDFLGATGLAITDNILWFTNRECVYCCSLVTKDFEPQLFLRLDYDIDGIAVWESTIYLTSQKLGQILIYDRDRATKITHFYAPGIGVENITVKEEEIWLTDTLEQTVYCLDRGTGETIFSVLTPFESPTGLAFDTDSETEQETLYVAYAEREIYIRDNPNAEPNYELQYRDNTFIHPLYFHYNREEKYALSNGYLVEMSYTEEISPLDPIELNDLEWRIALPAETDRQKIREVSAIGLPFTEQVKDGQRIAVFKFEHFNSEQRYVFGWKAILEVWSIKYQIQPRHCEDLPQLTEEFKQKYLTDNDNLAMDTDIIRQAASRAIGRETNILRQVYSIRNYVYDKLAYGIKPHIDTPDIVLKRGVGSCGEYLGLLLALCRLNGIACRTVGRYKCPGDPLKKNIPLQPDYNHVWMEFYLPGYGWLPMESNPDDLFEGGPYPTRFFMGLAWYHAEMAKDTAFEMITSGGVKIEKETVSIGELALNHIRFVVLDELKPNN from the coding sequence ATGACCCCGAAACAGTCTAGTGCCGTTCAAGCCAGTAAAACCATAAGACCGATCGCGGCTAGTTCAATTTACGGTATTGTGTTTCACGAAGGCTTTGTTTGGGCACTCGATTCTCACAACGGTTATTTATTAAAGATCGATCCCAAAACAGAAAACACCACTATTTTAAATACTTACTATTGGTCAGATTTTTTAGGGGCAACGGGGTTAGCAATTACTGATAATATTCTCTGGTTTACCAATCGCGAATGTGTCTATTGTTGTTCGTTGGTAACAAAAGATTTTGAACCGCAATTATTTTTACGTTTAGATTACGACATCGATGGGATAGCTGTTTGGGAATCGACCATCTATCTTACCAGTCAAAAGTTAGGACAGATTTTAATTTACGATCGCGATCGCGCAACTAAAATTACTCACTTTTATGCTCCAGGAATTGGAGTCGAAAATATTACTGTCAAAGAAGAAGAAATCTGGCTGACCGATACATTAGAGCAAACTGTCTACTGTCTTGACCGCGGGACAGGAGAAACTATCTTTAGTGTACTGACTCCCTTTGAATCCCCTACAGGATTAGCTTTTGATACTGATAGTGAAACAGAACAAGAGACTTTATATGTAGCTTATGCTGAGCGTGAGATCTATATTCGCGATAATCCCAACGCCGAACCTAATTACGAATTACAGTATCGCGATAACACTTTTATTCATCCCCTTTATTTTCACTACAATCGCGAGGAAAAGTATGCCCTTTCCAATGGTTATTTAGTTGAAATGTCTTACACAGAGGAAATTTCTCCCCTCGATCCCATAGAATTAAATGACTTAGAATGGCGTATTGCTTTACCTGCGGAAACAGACAGACAGAAGATTAGAGAAGTTAGTGCGATCGGGCTACCCTTTACTGAACAGGTTAAAGACGGACAACGAATTGCTGTATTTAAGTTTGAGCACTTTAATTCTGAACAGCGTTATGTCTTTGGTTGGAAAGCTATTTTAGAAGTCTGGAGCATCAAATATCAGATTCAACCCCGCCATTGCGAGGATCTACCTCAACTTACAGAGGAATTTAAACAAAAGTACCTGACAGATAACGATAACCTGGCAATGGATACAGATATCATTCGTCAGGCTGCGTCAAGAGCGATCGGCAGAGAAACAAATATTTTGCGGCAAGTCTATAGTATTCGTAACTATGTTTACGACAAACTCGCTTATGGCATAAAACCCCATATCGATACTCCAGATATCGTCCTCAAAAGAGGGGTAGGCTCCTGTGGCGAATACCTCGGCTTACTACTGGCTCTGTGCCGTTTAAATGGTATTGCCTGTCGTACCGTTGGCAGATACAAATGTCCTGGCGATCCGCTGAAGAAAAATATTCCTTTACAACCCGACTACAACCACGTTTGGATGGAGTTTTATCTCCCTGGCTATGGCTGGCTACCAATGGAATCCAATCCAGACGATCTCTTTGAAGGTGGTCCTTATCCTACTCGCTTCTTTATGGGACTAGCTTGGTATCACGCAGAAATGGCCAAGGATACTGCTTTTGAAATGATCACTAGTGGAGGGGTAAAAATAGAGAAGGAAACCGTCTCCATTGGGGAATTAGCTCTAAATCATATCAGGTTTGTTGTCTTGGACGAGTTAAAACCTAATAACTGA